The following proteins are co-located in the Pyricularia oryzae 70-15 chromosome 1, whole genome shotgun sequence genome:
- a CDS encoding polyamine transporter 2 — protein MEPSIMDTAGWTGPEDPENPVNWSPWRKWTIVATNSLATFMVSFGSSVFSGALPDVQRIFGVSNDVALLGIALYVLGFALGPMVWGPASELYGKTRPMFAGLFLFALFQIPCAAADSLGVILAFRFLGALAGSSVLAIVGGMFVDFLTGPAERGVSTALFSLATFCGPAAGPIAGNALARYVGWRWTSWVTLIGVAVFGTAAFLATPETSGPVILRRRAASMGLSDEKTGQARPTASVFVQKYLTKPPKMLVLEPILLIFTIYMSLVYGVIYLTFSMYPLAFVVERNFSQVDGSLPFISIFIGVVVACVALAVHSIYYLGPMAKQTKIHVPERRLPPMIAGSFILPAANTGIFWFAWTSNPSLPWLPQAFSGILIGCGSILVFMSGVVYLIEVYLIHANSALAINNLIRSVFAAAFPYAAGRLFAKLGLTVGGSVVGGICAVLIPFPYMLWRWGTRIRSWSREQRELVSRSGFIQNQLDSWGRGILWTSMRDSSLYQKLHG, from the exons TGGACCGGGCCCGAGGACCCTGAGAACCCCGTGAACTGGTCCCCCTGGCGCAAGTGGACCATCGTGGCAACAAACTCGCTCGCCACCTTCATGGTCTCCTTCGGCAGCAGCGTCTTCTCGGGAGCCCTGCCCGACGTCCAGCGCATCTTTGGCGTCTCGAACGACGTCGCCCTCTTGGGCATCGCTCTGTACGTGCTGGGCTTCGCCCTCGGCCCCATGGTCTGGGGCCCGGCCTCGGAGCTGTACGGCAAGACACGGCCCATGTTTGCTGGTCTTTTCCTGTTCGCCCTGTTCCAGATCCCCTGCGCCGCGGCCGACTCGCTGGGCGTCATACTCGCTTTCCGGTTCCTCGGCGCGCTGGCGGGCTCGTCGGTGCTGGCCATTGTGGGCGGCATGTTTGTGGACTTCCTCACCGGTCCGGCTGAGAGGGGCGTATCGACGGCTCTCTTCAGTCTGGCTACCTTTTGCGGACCAGCCGCCGGCCCCATCGCCGGTAATGCCCTGGCCCGCTATGTCGGTTGGAGGTGGACTTCGTGGGTCACCTTGATCGGTGTTGCTGTATTTGGGACGGCCGCGTTCCTCGCGACGCCCGAGACGTCTGGGCCGGTTATACTCCGTCGTAGGGCTGCGAGTATGGGGCTGAGCGACGAGAAGACTGGCCAAGCAAGGCCGACCGCTTCTGTGTTTGTCCAGAAATACTTGACCAAACCTCCGAAGATGCTTGTACTCGAGCCGATC CTGCTCATCTTTACCATCTACATGAGTCTTGTATACGGCGTCATCTATCTGACCTTTTCTATGTACCCGCTCGCTTTTGTCGTCGAGCGGAATTTCAGCCAGGTCGACGGCAGCCTACCATTTATCAGCATCTTTATAGGTGTTGTCGTCGCGTGCGTCGCGCTGGCGGTTCATAGCATATACTACCTGGGGCCCATGGCTAAGCAAACAAAAATTCACGTCCCCGAAAGGCGCCTACCACCAATGATAGCGGGCTCCTTCATCCTGCCTGCCG CAAACACAGGCATCTTCTGGTTTGCATGGACCTCGAACCCTTCCCTGCCCTGGCTGCCCCAGGCCTTCTCGGGCATATTGATAGGCTGCGGATCCATCCTCGTCTTCATGTCAGGCGTGGTGTACCTAATTGAGGTATACCTAATCCACGCCAATagcgccctggccatcaacaaCCTTATCCGGTCCGTTTTCGCCGCCGCCTTTCCCTACGCCGCGGGGAGGCTCTTTGCAAAGCTGGGATTGACAGTCGGCGGCTCCGTTGTGGGCGGAATATGCGCCGTGCTAATCCCTTTTCCCTATATGTTATGGAGATGGGGGACTAGGATTCGGAGCTGGTCGAG AGAACAAAGGGAATTGGTCAGTCGGTCGGGCTTTATTCAGAATCAACTGGACTCATGGGGCCGTGGGATCCTTTGGactt CGATGCGCGATTCTTCTttgtaccaaaagctgcacggTTAA